From Cyanobacteria bacterium QS_8_64_29:
CCATAAATACTGCAATTCGAGCGAAACATTATGACTTTGCCCCGGCGCGAGCAAAGCTGTTACCTTAACCAGCGATGTTGCTCGGTGCGCAGGAGTAGGCCATGTCTAAGCTTAGGGCAAATTGCCAGGGTACGCTATTTGCCTTGGTTGCAGCTGGTTTGGCGGTCGGTCTCCCAATCGCCCAGACTAATCCGGCAGCAGCCGCACACCAAATTGCTCAGCAAGCGCAGGATGCTTCCGAGCAAGCTACTGACGCTCAACGCTCGCAGCAGGAGCGGCCGCGCGTCGCAGTTCTCAATTTTGACTTCAGCAGTATCAGCAACCCGCAATTGCTGTCCTTTATCAAGGGTGGGGCAAGCGGCGTTAGCGATATCTTGATCTCAAAGCTCGTTTAAAAAACGGACTACCGCGTCATCGAGCGCAGCCGAGTCGAAACCATCTTGGCCGAGCAGAACTTAGGACAATCCGGGCGCATTGACTCCAGCACGGCTGCCAAGATTGGCAAGGTCTTGGGAGTGGAAGCAGTAGTTTTTGGCTCGGTCAATCAATTTGACCTGCAAAAGCAAGAATCGGGCGGTGGCTTGTTTGGAATCGCTGCTAACGTTGAGGAAGAAGATGCCTTTGTTGGCCTAAACTACCGCGTTGTCAGCACCAATACGGGCGATATCCTGACAGCCGGCCAGGGCAAGGGTAAGGCCAGCCAGTCCGATACGCAGGTCAGCGTTTTTGGCATTGGCAGTGCTGGTTCGGACACAGAGAACCAAACCAAGCTATTGACGCTCGCCACTGAAGAATCGCTCAAGCAGAATTACGACAAGTTAGCATCGCTAGGGCCTGCCGTTCCCAACCAAGAGGCCCTAGTTGCCGAGGTGACTGATGGCAAGGTGGTTTTAGATCGCGGATCGGGTGATCGCTATCGCGAAGGAATGGTTGTCTCGATTGAGCGAGCCACGAACGAGGTCACCGATCCCGAAACGGGGAAAGCGATCCGGCGCATAACGGATTCTATCGCTCGAGTCAAGCTGACGCAAGCCGATCGCCAATCGAGCGTGGGCAAAATCATCTCGGGGCGTCCCCCACAAAGGGGCGACATTGCCAAACCTGTGGAGCAGTAACTTCCAGGGCAAAAACCATCCGCGCCAAGCGCGGATGGTTGCTCTTTATTGGATCAAATTGGAGCGATGGACTCGCTTAAGACCCTTGGGAGTCCTGCATGGTCTGCTGCAAGCGCTTGCGCAGTTCTGTGTCTTGCTTTAGGGCTGCCAGGATCCGGTTAAAGCGCTGGCGATTCAACCCTACTTGCTCGACTGCTTGTTGCTTCTGGGAATTGGCCTGTTTTTGAAGCTGCATGAGCTTTTGACTGACGCGCCGGAACTCCTGCATTTCAGCCTGCGTTGCATCGGGTTCTGCCTGGGATTGACCCGATGAACTGTCTTGGAATTGCGATTTTGATTGCTTTGATTTCAGGATAGCGAAAAACTTTTGCTGGTTGAGCTCCGAGCGCTCGATCGCCTTAAGTCGTTTTTGCTGGGTTTGCTTTTGGATTTGCCGGATTTTTTGCAGAGCTTGGGCAAATTGGTCCAACTCAGCCGAGCTAACGTCTTGGGCCGGCTCAACCTGGCTGGGTTGCGTCTGGGATTGCTGCGACTCTGCTTGGGACGACTGCTCTGTTTGGGATGACTGCTGCTGGTTCTGAGCGAGTCCGGGCACGCTACCGGCCAGCAGTAGAGCAGCCGCTGTCCCGCCTGTTAAGAGTGTTTTTTTGACCATTGGGGATCCTCCCTGAGGATGCAATCGCGGCGTATCGTTCTGCTCCAACAACGGCGCGATCGCTAGCAAGTTCCCATCTACGCTAGCAGGCAGCCCTTGGCTTGCGCATTTAGCAAGTAACTCACCTTACCCAAGCGGCATTCTGGCCCGCACCCCCAATCGGAATGCCGGCGCGAGGAAACACCGTTTGGGAACCAGCTAGCGCACGGTTGCTTGCTGGGGAACGGCGTCGTAGGGCCTGATGAGATACAGCCGCACGAACTGCCACGCGTTCGAGACCTTATACGGCAGCTTGCGGAGGGACTTGAGCCACCGCGGCGCTTGCGTCGACTCGATTTCAACTAGCCGCTCGTTGTTGCTCACGCACTGCTCGAGCCGCGGATAGAACTCAGGGTGATCGACGTTAAGCGTCACGGGAAAGACGCGACCTGCCGTTTCGTTGGTCTTGCGGATAACGTAGCGATCGTACTCGCGCGCATCGAGCCCTAAGGCTTTATAAAGGCCAGGTTCCTGCACGTCGCGCAGGTACATGACGCCAAACACGGCTAACAAGAAAAAGCGGCACCACAACCGGGCCAGCCAGCCGTTAACCAGGTGGGGCTGCGACTTCATGACGGCGTCAAAGAAATCCCCATGCCGGTTCTCGTCTTGGCACCAATTTTTGAAAAACCGGAAAAGCGGATAAAAACGCTTCTCGGGATGGGCTTCTAGGTGCCGGTAGATGGTGATATAGCGCCAATAGCCGATTTTTTCCGACAGGTAGGTGGCGTAGAAGACGAACTTGGGCTTAAAGAAAGTGTACTTTTTATTCTGCGTCAAAAACTTCAGGTCGAGGGCCATATTGAAATCGCCCATGGCCTTGTTGAGAAAACCCGAGTGGCGGGCTTCGTCCCGCGACATGAGCGTAAAGCACTCGGCCAAAATGGGGTTGCGATCTTTGAGGCGCCGACCCAACTCCTTGTACAGCAAAAAACCGGAAAACTCGGCCGTACA
This genomic window contains:
- a CDS encoding penicillin-binding protein activator LpoB is translated as MERSRVETILAEQNLGQSGRIDSSTAAKIGKVLGVEAVVFGSVNQFDLQKQESGGGLFGIAANVEEEDAFVGLNYRVVSTNTGDILTAGQGKGKASQSDTQVSVFGIGSAGSDTENQTKLLTLATEESLKQNYDKLASLGPAVPNQEALVAEVTDGKVVLDRGSGDRYREGMVVSIERATNEVTDPETGKAIRRITDSIARVKLTQADRQSSVGKIISGRPPQRGDIAKPVEQ
- the acsF gene encoding magnesium-protoporphyrin IX monomethyl ester (oxidative) cyclase, translating into MVEIQNRTDSQQPSTQGQQVKETLLTPNFYTTDFEAMARMDISPNEEELRAILEEFRADYNKKHFIRDEEFNQSWQDLDPETQKLFVQFLERSCTAEFSGFLLYKELGRRLKDRNPILAECFTLMSRDEARHSGFLNKAMGDFNMALDLKFLTQNKKYTFFKPKFVFYATYLSEKIGYWRYITIYRHLEAHPEKRFYPLFRFFKNWCQDENRHGDFFDAVMKSQPHLVNGWLARLWCRFFLLAVFGVMYLRDVQEPGLYKALGLDAREYDRYVIRKTNETAGRVFPVTLNVDHPEFYPRLEQCVSNNERLVEIESTQAPRWLKSLRKLPYKVSNAWQFVRLYLIRPYDAVPQQATVR